A section of the Alkalihalobacillus sp. LMS39 genome encodes:
- the recR gene encoding recombination mediator RecR, protein MQYPEPIAKLIEGFMRLPGVGPKTASRLAFFVLDMKEDDVLDFAKALVNAKRNLTYCSVCHNITDTDPCRICEDQKRDRSIVCVVQDAKDVIAMEKMREYYGLYHVLHGAISPMEGVGPEDIKIPELLKRLQDDTIQEVIIATNPNIEGEATAMYISRLVKPTGIKVTRIAHGLPVGGDLEYADEVTLSKAIEGRREL, encoded by the coding sequence TTGCAATATCCTGAACCGATAGCAAAATTAATTGAAGGATTTATGAGATTGCCAGGAGTTGGTCCAAAAACAGCGAGCCGCCTGGCTTTTTTTGTATTAGATATGAAAGAAGACGATGTTCTTGATTTTGCAAAAGCTTTAGTGAATGCAAAGCGAAACTTAACGTATTGTTCAGTTTGTCATAATATTACCGATACCGATCCATGTCGGATTTGTGAAGACCAAAAGCGGGATCGTTCTATTGTGTGTGTAGTCCAAGATGCAAAAGATGTGATTGCCATGGAGAAAATGAGAGAATACTATGGGTTATATCACGTGTTGCATGGTGCTATCTCACCGATGGAAGGTGTAGGTCCAGAAGATATAAAAATCCCAGAACTCTTAAAGAGGCTGCAAGATGATACGATTCAAGAAGTTATTATTGCAACAAACCCTAATATTGAAGGGGAAGCGACAGCAATGTATATTTCAAGACTCGTCAAACCAACAGGTATCAAAGTGACAAGAATTGCACACGGTTTACCAGTAGGTGGCGATTTAGAATATGCTGATGAAGTAACCTTGTCAAAGGCGATTGAAGGTCGACGTGAATTGTAA
- a CDS encoding ABC transporter permease, with the protein MYKYIIRRVLQFIPMLFVVTVVIFALAHAAPGDPLSGEILDPNIPHEVLEERREALGLNDPIYVQYWNWLSSVAKGDFGQSMHYTGRSVSELIGSRIMNTLYLSIFALVITILVAIPIGIYSAKKPYSLLDYSATTFAFLGLATPNFFAALIAIYVFSFQLGWFPSQGTVSAVGLTGFELFFDKLRHLVLPGFTLGLASTAIYMRYMRTEMMEVMGSDYIRTARAKGLGPRPVLYKHTLRNALIPIITLLGFEFGTLLSGAVITEAVFNYPGLGTLFLNSIQNRDYPVIMAINLILAVTILVGNLLADIGYALVDPRIRYD; encoded by the coding sequence ATGTATAAATACATCATTCGAAGGGTCTTGCAATTCATACCTATGCTTTTTGTCGTGACAGTTGTCATTTTTGCACTTGCTCACGCTGCACCCGGAGACCCGTTATCTGGAGAGATATTAGATCCAAATATTCCACATGAAGTGTTGGAAGAGCGAAGAGAAGCATTAGGATTAAATGATCCTATTTATGTTCAATATTGGAATTGGTTATCTTCAGTTGCTAAAGGTGACTTTGGTCAATCCATGCATTATACAGGACGTTCAGTAAGTGAATTAATCGGTTCACGGATTATGAATACCTTATATTTATCTATATTCGCTTTGGTCATTACAATTTTAGTTGCAATTCCAATTGGGATTTATTCAGCGAAAAAACCATATTCATTGCTTGACTATAGTGCAACTACATTTGCTTTTCTCGGTCTTGCAACTCCTAACTTCTTTGCGGCATTAATTGCCATTTACGTCTTTTCGTTCCAGCTTGGGTGGTTTCCATCCCAAGGTACGGTGTCTGCAGTAGGCTTAACAGGTTTTGAACTATTTTTTGATAAATTAAGACATTTAGTTTTACCTGGTTTTACACTCGGTTTGGCAAGTACAGCAATTTATATGCGTTATATGAGAACGGAAATGATGGAAGTTATGGGTAGTGATTATATTCGGACTGCAAGAGCAAAAGGTCTTGGACCACGTCCAGTCTTATATAAACATACACTTCGTAATGCTTTAATTCCTATTATTACGTTGTTAGGTTTTGAGTTTGGAACATTATTAAGTGGAGCTGTTATAACAGAAGCCGTGTTTAACTATCCTGGCTTAGGAACATTGTTTTTAAACTCGATTCAAAATCGAGACTATCCTGTCATTATGGCAATTAACTTAATCCTAGCAGTAACAATCCTTGTTGGAAATTTACTTGCTGATATTGGATATGCGTTAGTTGACCCTAGAATTCGTTACGATTGA
- a CDS encoding YaaL family protein yields the protein MVFKKKGYIRSKEDNRLLELLEQLKYDLMVQQDIVRKSVDPSPVVLTNLKIIETKYFFLLREARKRGTTM from the coding sequence ATGGTATTCAAAAAGAAAGGCTACATCCGAAGTAAAGAAGATAATCGGTTATTGGAATTACTGGAGCAATTAAAATATGATTTAATGGTACAGCAGGACATTGTTAGAAAAAGTGTAGATCCATCACCAGTTGTATTGACGAATTTAAAAATTATTGAAACGAAATATTTTTTTCTATTGAGAGAAGCAAGAAAACGTGGAACAACAATGTGA
- a CDS encoding YbaB/EbfC family nucleoid-associated protein — MKNMGQMMKQMQKMQKQMAKAQEELKEKTVEATAGGGMVTVVATGDKRIVDVKISEEVIDPDDVDMLQDLILAATNEALKQVDELIEQDMGKFTKGMNIPGMF, encoded by the coding sequence ATGAAGAACATGGGACAAATGATGAAACAAATGCAAAAAATGCAAAAGCAAATGGCAAAGGCACAGGAAGAACTTAAGGAAAAAACAGTAGAAGCAACAGCAGGCGGCGGCATGGTAACGGTTGTTGCAACGGGAGATAAGCGAATTGTCGATGTGAAAATTTCAGAAGAGGTCATTGACCCTGATGATGTGGATATGCTACAAGACTTAATTTTAGCTGCAACAAATGAAGCCTTAAAACAAGTTGATGAGTTAATCGAACAAGACATGGGCAAATTTACAAAAGGCATGAATATTCCAGGAATGTTCTAG
- the tadA gene encoding tRNA adenosine(34) deaminase TadA, whose protein sequence is MNNDEAIMRMAIEQAKKAEQLREVPIGAVIVYNGEVIATGYNQRETTQQAMGHAEIIAINEACKTLNTWRLTGCTLYVTLEPCPMCAGAIVQSRMDRVVFGARDPKAGCCGTIYNLLSESKFNHQADWTEGILAEECGALLSNFFKDIRKQKKQKNKNEEKGENE, encoded by the coding sequence ATGAATAATGATGAAGCCATTATGCGAATGGCAATTGAACAAGCGAAAAAAGCTGAGCAATTAAGAGAAGTTCCGATTGGTGCAGTGATCGTCTATAATGGAGAAGTCATTGCAACCGGATATAATCAAAGGGAAACAACGCAACAAGCAATGGGTCATGCTGAAATAATAGCTATTAACGAAGCTTGTAAAACATTAAATACGTGGCGATTAACAGGATGTACCCTTTATGTTACATTAGAACCATGCCCAATGTGCGCAGGCGCAATTGTTCAATCTAGAATGGACCGAGTTGTATTTGGAGCACGTGACCCAAAAGCGGGTTGTTGTGGCACAATTTATAATCTTCTTTCAGAGTCTAAATTTAACCACCAAGCCGATTGGACAGAAGGAATTTTAGCTGAAGAATGTGGAGCGTTATTATCGAATTTTTTTAAAGACATAAGAAAACAAAAAAAACAAAAGAATAAAAATGAGGAAAAGGGGGAAAACGAATGA
- the opp4C gene encoding oligopeptide ABC transporter permease, which translates to MNSTANAEQPKKVAKSASPFQLAMRRFLRNKLAILGIVLLVIFVLVAIFAPWIATHDPTKSNLMNVMAKPGGEHILGTDSSGRDNFSRLVYGARISIIIGLAAMLFTLVIGLVLGSLSGYYGGKVDSIIMRATDLMLIFPFLLIALTIMAIADKVTIGLFITIIALTSWPNITRILRGTFLSLREKEFILGARSIGCSDFRIITKHFLPNAVGPIIVNATLMMATMIIIESALSFIGFGIPQPTPTWGNMVTEARSLRVLTQYPEAWIPPGLAILLTVLAINFIGDGLRDAFDPKSRNR; encoded by the coding sequence ATGAATAGTACAGCAAATGCAGAACAACCGAAAAAAGTTGCAAAAAGTGCAAGTCCTTTTCAACTAGCAATGCGGCGCTTCCTTCGTAATAAGTTAGCCATTTTAGGAATTGTCCTCTTAGTTATTTTCGTTTTAGTTGCTATATTTGCACCTTGGATTGCAACACATGATCCAACAAAATCGAATTTAATGAATGTTATGGCAAAGCCAGGTGGGGAGCATATTTTAGGTACAGATAGCTCTGGTCGAGATAATTTTTCTAGATTAGTGTATGGTGCCCGAATTTCGATTATTATTGGATTAGCAGCGATGTTATTTACATTAGTTATTGGGCTTGTTTTAGGTTCACTTTCTGGGTATTACGGTGGAAAAGTCGATAGCATTATTATGAGAGCAACAGATTTAATGTTAATTTTCCCGTTTTTATTAATTGCTTTAACAATTATGGCAATTGCGGATAAAGTGACAATCGGTTTATTTATTACGATTATCGCCTTAACCTCGTGGCCGAACATTACGAGGATCTTGCGTGGTACATTTTTATCTTTACGTGAAAAAGAATTTATATTAGGCGCTCGTTCAATTGGGTGTTCTGATTTCCGTATTATTACAAAGCATTTTCTACCAAATGCAGTTGGACCGATTATCGTAAATGCGACATTAATGATGGCAACGATGATTATTATCGAGTCAGCATTAAGTTTCATCGGTTTTGGTATTCCACAACCCACACCAACATGGGGGAATATGGTTACTGAAGCTAGAAGTTTACGTGTATTAACACAATATCCTGAAGCATGGATTCCACCAGGCTTAGCTATTTTGTTAACGGTACTTGCAATTAACTTTATAGGCGATGGCTTACGTGATGCGTTTGATCCGAAAAGTAGAAATCGTTAA
- a CDS encoding peptide-binding protein — translation MNKKSLLFMLVALLTFGMILAACGGNGDEPTNEDPTEAPAEGEGEGEGTAGEPQQGGTVTAAMFSAPGHQFNPIFYSDSYEANILDFTHESLVTLDENLDWIPELAKEWKFNDEFTELTYTLEEGVKWHDGEEFTAEDVVFTYTAIADPEYTPAGGVRVDYVNQLVGYEEYVAGETDTFEGVKADGDYTVTFYFAEPSITALQYTSFPIIPAHIFEGVDVADIPEHPASRNAGEVIGTGPFKLTNMQEGEQYVLERHDDYWKGTPNLDRVVWRVVDNAIMTGLLQNEEIDMVGLPGGVPAADAADVDAMPNVTLVQDQDFGYQYLGFKLHHSEGEQSDWTDKSGWVENEKLADVQVRQAIAYAVNRQGFVDGLMHGQGIVLNAPFPEASWAFNPDAVNQYEYSEEKANELLDAAGYKDSNGDGFREDPNGNEWVLNLDYPTGNETRERTAPIIVENLAAVGIKVDMRSPREAAAHFELVERNDTDWDLYLAGWGLSTGDPDPSGIHRSTAAYNYLRWDDAHSDELLDKALQAPEAFELEYRQDIYNEWAKYYSEQLPALPLYSANVNVAFNNKFHGWTVKPRDVNSDSHLWWVEQ, via the coding sequence ATGAATAAGAAAAGTTTATTGTTTATGTTAGTTGCTTTACTTACGTTTGGGATGATCCTTGCTGCTTGTGGCGGTAATGGTGACGAACCAACAAATGAAGATCCTACAGAAGCACCTGCAGAAGGTGAAGGTGAAGGCGAAGGAACTGCTGGTGAACCACAACAAGGTGGTACAGTAACAGCTGCAATGTTCTCAGCGCCTGGACATCAGTTCAACCCAATTTTCTATTCAGATTCTTATGAAGCAAACATCTTAGATTTCACACATGAATCTTTAGTAACGTTAGATGAAAACCTTGATTGGATTCCAGAATTAGCTAAAGAGTGGAAATTCAATGATGAGTTCACTGAGTTAACTTACACGTTAGAAGAAGGCGTTAAATGGCATGACGGTGAAGAATTTACTGCAGAAGACGTAGTATTTACTTATACGGCTATTGCTGACCCTGAATATACTCCAGCTGGTGGTGTACGTGTTGACTACGTAAACCAATTAGTTGGCTATGAAGAGTATGTAGCTGGTGAAACAGATACATTTGAAGGTGTTAAAGCAGATGGTGACTATACGGTTACTTTCTACTTTGCAGAGCCTAGTATTACTGCTTTACAATATACTAGTTTTCCAATTATTCCTGCTCACATCTTTGAAGGTGTAGATGTAGCAGATATTCCTGAACATCCAGCTTCACGTAATGCAGGAGAAGTAATTGGTACTGGTCCTTTCAAATTAACAAATATGCAAGAAGGCGAGCAATATGTTCTTGAGCGTCATGATGACTACTGGAAAGGTACTCCAAATCTTGACCGTGTAGTATGGCGTGTTGTTGATAACGCAATTATGACTGGTTTACTTCAAAATGAAGAAATTGACATGGTAGGACTTCCTGGTGGGGTTCCGGCAGCAGACGCAGCAGATGTGGATGCAATGCCAAATGTAACGTTAGTTCAAGACCAAGACTTCGGTTACCAATACCTTGGATTTAAATTACACCATTCTGAAGGTGAGCAGTCTGATTGGACTGACAAATCAGGTTGGGTAGAAAATGAAAAACTTGCTGACGTTCAAGTTCGTCAAGCGATTGCTTATGCTGTTAACCGTCAAGGTTTTGTTGATGGATTAATGCATGGTCAAGGGATTGTTTTAAATGCACCATTCCCTGAAGCTTCTTGGGCATTTAACCCAGATGCTGTAAATCAATATGAGTACAGTGAAGAAAAAGCAAACGAATTACTTGATGCTGCTGGATATAAAGATTCAAATGGTGATGGTTTCCGTGAAGACCCTAACGGCAACGAGTGGGTTCTTAACTTAGACTATCCAACTGGTAACGAAACTCGTGAGCGTACAGCTCCAATCATCGTTGAAAACTTAGCTGCTGTTGGAATTAAAGTAGATATGAGAAGCCCTCGTGAAGCTGCTGCTCACTTTGAGTTAGTTGAGCGTAACGATACAGACTGGGATTTATACCTAGCTGGTTGGGGACTATCAACTGGAGACCCAGATCCATCTGGTATCCACAGATCAACTGCTGCTTACAACTATTTACGTTGGGATGATGCTCACAGTGATGAGTTGTTAGATAAAGCACTTCAAGCTCCAGAAGCATTTGAGCTTGAGTACCGTCAAGACATTTACAATGAGTGGGCAAAATATTACTCAGAGCAACTACCAGCTTTGCCGTTATATAGTGCTAACGTAAACGTAGCATTCAATAACAAGTTCCATGGCTGGACTGTAAAACCTCGTGATGTCAATAGCGATTCTCACTTATGGTGGGTAGAACAATAA
- a CDS encoding pro-sigmaK processing inhibitor BofA family protein → MDPILIVSLVGGLIFLLLVVGAPVKPLHFVGQAAVKLLIGALLLFFLNAFGSLFDYHIPINAVTASVSGFLGIPGILVLIAIEQFIL, encoded by the coding sequence ATGGATCCGATTTTAATTGTCTCTTTAGTAGGTGGGCTTATTTTTTTACTATTGGTTGTTGGCGCACCAGTCAAACCACTACATTTTGTCGGACAGGCTGCAGTTAAATTACTAATAGGTGCATTATTATTATTTTTCTTAAATGCATTTGGTTCGTTATTTGACTATCATATTCCCATTAATGCAGTAACAGCTTCAGTATCTGGATTTTTAGGCATACCAGGGATTCTTGTATTAATTGCAATTGAACAATTTATATTATAA
- a CDS encoding YycC family protein — protein MRPNQFSLETAQKIAEKLKMPLEHVMHTPPHIIMAKLAQKEAEEKQENDET, from the coding sequence ATGAGACCGAATCAATTTTCATTAGAAACAGCACAGAAAATTGCCGAAAAGTTAAAGATGCCACTTGAACACGTCATGCACACACCTCCGCATATTATTATGGCCAAGCTTGCTCAAAAAGAAGCCGAAGAGAAACAAGAGAATGATGAAACTTGA
- the dnaX gene encoding DNA polymerase III subunit gamma/tau: MSYQALYRVWRPQFLKDVAGQEHITKTLQNALGQSKFSHAYLFTGPRGTGKTSAAKIMAKAINCEKAPVQEPCNECRTCIGITDGSIVDVIEIDAASNNGVDEIRDIRDKVKFAPNEVRYKVYIIDEVHMLSTGAFNALLKTLEEPPKHVVFILATTEPHKIPLTIISRCQRFDFKRITNQSLVNRMQYIVSHYETTVDDDALFLLARAADGGMRDALSLLDQAISYSDGHVTVDDVLSITGAVSERFLIDVIKALSEQNVQGALQSVNGIINEGKDPQRFIEDLIFYFRDILLYQTAPSLEEALERAKVDDEFKELSASLATTSIYHYINVLNHSQQEMKWASHSKIFLEVAIVKLCQQPASANVKDNNNELESLKGKIQQLEQTLESLKSGQGLQQVQATEEQKPKRRVAPQTSTGRVATPQIKEMLKQASKADLQRVTNSWGKVMELVRKNNIRAHAWLSDCKPVAASPTVVLLAFQNEMHRDMIDTKFRNDVEKTISEVCNQPTQLLSLLVHQWDKIKEEFVREQRGESEEKQEDPMVDEAIKLVGSDLIEIIE, from the coding sequence ATGAGTTACCAAGCATTATATCGTGTTTGGAGGCCGCAATTCTTAAAAGATGTGGCTGGTCAAGAACATATTACGAAAACACTACAAAATGCTTTAGGTCAATCGAAGTTTTCTCACGCTTATCTTTTTACAGGTCCACGTGGGACAGGGAAAACAAGTGCTGCTAAAATTATGGCAAAAGCGATTAACTGTGAAAAAGCGCCTGTACAGGAACCCTGTAATGAATGTCGGACATGTATTGGAATAACGGATGGATCGATTGTTGATGTTATTGAGATTGATGCTGCGTCTAATAATGGTGTTGACGAAATCCGTGATATTCGGGATAAAGTAAAATTTGCCCCCAATGAAGTTCGGTATAAAGTTTATATTATTGATGAAGTACATATGCTTTCCACGGGTGCGTTTAATGCGCTTTTAAAAACGCTAGAAGAACCACCAAAACATGTTGTTTTTATTTTAGCTACAACAGAACCGCATAAAATTCCGTTAACGATTATATCAAGGTGTCAACGTTTTGATTTTAAACGAATTACAAATCAATCACTTGTAAACCGAATGCAATATATCGTTAGCCATTATGAAACTACAGTTGATGATGATGCTTTATTCTTATTGGCGAGAGCTGCTGATGGAGGAATGCGGGATGCGTTAAGTCTACTTGATCAAGCTATATCTTATAGTGATGGTCATGTCACAGTTGATGATGTGTTATCGATAACAGGAGCAGTATCAGAACGGTTTTTAATCGATGTGATAAAAGCGTTAAGTGAGCAAAATGTGCAAGGTGCCTTGCAATCAGTCAATGGCATTATTAATGAAGGAAAAGATCCACAGCGATTTATTGAAGATTTAATATTTTATTTCCGTGATATTCTTCTTTATCAAACGGCCCCATCACTTGAAGAAGCACTTGAGCGAGCAAAAGTAGATGACGAATTTAAGGAGCTATCCGCTTCTCTTGCAACGACATCAATTTATCATTACATTAATGTCTTAAATCATAGTCAACAAGAGATGAAATGGGCTTCCCATTCAAAAATATTTTTAGAAGTGGCTATCGTTAAATTATGTCAACAGCCAGCATCTGCTAACGTAAAAGATAATAATAATGAGCTTGAATCATTAAAAGGGAAAATCCAACAGTTAGAACAAACACTTGAAAGTCTTAAGTCAGGGCAAGGACTCCAGCAAGTTCAAGCAACTGAAGAGCAAAAACCAAAACGCCGAGTGGCGCCACAAACATCAACAGGAAGAGTAGCAACGCCGCAAATTAAAGAAATGCTCAAGCAAGCTTCAAAAGCAGATTTGCAGCGAGTAACTAATTCGTGGGGCAAAGTCATGGAACTCGTTCGTAAAAATAATATTCGAGCCCATGCGTGGCTAAGTGATTGTAAACCAGTAGCCGCATCCCCAACAGTTGTATTACTAGCGTTTCAAAATGAAATGCATCGTGATATGATTGATACGAAATTCCGCAATGATGTAGAAAAAACTATTTCTGAAGTGTGTAATCAACCTACACAGTTATTATCGTTATTAGTCCATCAGTGGGATAAGATAAAAGAGGAATTTGTTCGCGAGCAACGAGGTGAAAGCGAAGAAAAACAAGAAGACCCTATGGTAGATGAAGCGATAAAATTAGTTGGTTCTGATTTAATAGAAATCATTGAATGA